Proteins co-encoded in one Theileria equi strain WA chromosome 3, complete sequence genomic window:
- a CDS encoding hypothetical protein (encoded by transcript BEWA_001590A): MTEDQGITIKLLQKPKDKGDPPTTYNGDESPGGTPILCRMEEDNLNYLQY, encoded by the exons ATGACGGAAGATCAAGGAATAACCATTAAGCTCTTACAAAAGCCAAAAGATAAAGGTGATCCTCCTACTActtataatggagatgagtCTCCCGGAG GTACACCCATACTCTGCAGAATGGAGGAGGACAATTTAAACTACTTGCAGTACTAG
- a CDS encoding hypothetical protein (encoded by transcript BEWA_001600A): MMRSQWIYHMMHPLIELEGRNTYCCRCHDKGASGIDKRKVSVTKGKIQAGSKPLDYYKHDISGRNSRLAGIKYYPKGYDANTPSQRRRIKLGDKAFPLSNTQAVYAFHCGGNPVLIYVSSSQEDVKGWYKPNTTGDNVTWQRVSGISKDPDNIKDCNGSDFDALVEELVSAGCRIYSTCKELQSQSPQKRGASPSGPSGPPSSRLTASPDEVGEKDVAAVYAKAETGASGAEQEQQDSVARSENFGGTDQDGEGEKAFYSSDGRPTEALPALQSATTDDQTASPGTPEAPPQPFAAAPVATSLWLTFGSTSATLAGAGGLTGLGWWAFKRSKGDPWVRQI; this comes from the coding sequence ATGATGCGGTCACAATGGATATATCACATGATGCATCCTCTGATAGAGCTAGAAGGAAGGAACACATACTGTTGCCGCTGCCATGATAAAGGTGCTAGTGGTATTGATAAGCGAAAGGTCTCTGTTACCAAGGGGAAAATCCAAGCTGGTTCAAAACCTTTAGATTACTACAAGCACGATATTTCTGGCAGAAATAGTAGACTAGCAGGCATCAAGTACTATCCTAAAGGATATGATGCTAATACTCCCAGTCaaagaagacgtataaagtTAGGCGATAAAGCATTTCCTCTTTCTAATACACAAGCCGTTTATGCATTCCACTGTGGAGGAAATCCGGTTCTTATCTATGTTAGCTCATCTCAAGAGGATGTTAAGGGTTGGTACAAACCAAACACTACTGGTGACAATGTTACATGGCAGAGGGTCTCTGGTATATCAAAGGATCCGGATAACATTAAAGACTGTAATGGAAGCGACTTCGATGCACTTGTGGAGGAACTAGTGAGTGCTGGATGTAGAATATATTCAACATGTAAAGAACTTCAATCTCAATCTCCTCAAAAACGAGGTGCTAGTCCTTCTGGACCTTCTGGTCCACCCTCATCTCGACTAACTGCTAGTCCTGATGAAGTTGGTGAAAAAGATGTTGCTGCTGTTTATGCTAAAGCTGAAACTGGTGCTAGTGGAGCTGAACAAGAACAACAGGACTCGGTAGCACGTTCTGAAAATTTTGGAGGAACAGACCAAGATGGAGAAGGTGAGAAGGCCTTCTATAGTAGTGATGGTAGACCCACTGAAGCTCTTCCTGCTCTTCAATCTGCTACTACTGATGATCAAACTGCTTCTCCTGGTACTCCTGAAGCTCCTCCTCAACCTTTTGCTGCTGCTCCTGTTGCTACTAGTCTCTGGTTAACCTTTGGCTCTACCTCTGCCactcttgccggagctggcggtcttactggacttggttggtgggcatttaaacgttctaaaggagatccttgggttagacaaatttag
- a CDS encoding hypothetical protein (encoded by transcript BEWA_001610A) — translation MEVVSVTLDLLDVDSAAIDVFKHKPHDIKIHSYTAKDGFAIDRVVEGDFVVLDSVPEGAFVKVARSLSKLLSFLHTYVVEANGKATATHFVKEEGEEEWKAVEEEEFYNRFNALSFTKYDYVEKEFNIAKKVKESEFYVNKSSKFPFAVYAANSTCRVKKVVDKKATIWESKDGELCTKASFYPSSGKPRLLWLVIRDSDLDEAVLYFSKVKNVWASVDKTTYLQDLKEAGFDSSGFDDKVVLDISKPDKDLFYTTKDNVDIVTMNRYCVRPGFRINKVVSGNELIWEASGDEFCIYFRFGAIENGVSIGALFITSSKNENKILYYKKNLDSEWVIVGKNEYYACLVNRNDKMYTHKGDGKIVMSSFRNKQGIKIVTYASKVENSRGNIILVHGLRGHFTADYCTFNMDWIYEHYGFDIFPHLSIFDEPVDAKKASNAERYKSYFEYKTLEGMNLFNVLCRSQYEGTFVEALNNLGFSVYGLDLQSHGFSESAFGYRCHVEDFKDYVHDVLQFVSIVKRGKFSDSSEKWDEDLIYGEAKVDARTFLLGFSSGGNIVMQAVQEFYKKVGDTKAKFVDGLLGLSPMLSLDIHLDTFFKKVGRRLLWLIAYFSPKSVSPGQSIFDCGIAFETFADYKTDMLYYNKKHIFKTLASVFDACDNVIRDENMKYYPKYLPTFLAHTKDDDQCGVKGPRDMIDKRFKGKRTATFVEFTGSGHHLAETHYIPVVIPYLSKWFNDNIKLEIANEASREVELEVSKNSFVIEGSLEL, via the coding sequence TCTCCTTCCTCCACACATACGTAGTGGAGGCGAATGGAAAGGCCACAGCCACTCACTTTGTCAAGGAAGAgggagaagaagaatggaaggcagtggaggaagaagagttttacAATCGCTTCAACGCCCTCTCCTTCACAAAGTACGACTACGTTGAGAAGGAGTTCAACATTGCCAAGAAGGTCAAGGAATCTGAATTCTACGTCAACAAGTCCTCCAAGTTCCCCTTTGCAGTCTACGCGGCAAACAGCACTTGCCGTGTCAAGAAGGTGGTTGACAAAAAGGCAACCATTTGGGAGTCTAAGGACGGTGAGCTATGCACAAAGGCTAGCTTTTACCCAAGCAGTGGAAAGCCAAGGCTTTTGTGGCTGGTAATTCGTGACTCTGACCTGGACGAGGCCGTCTTGTACTTTTCCAAGGTTAAGAATGTCTGGGCTTCCGTCGATAAGACCACGTATTTGCAGGACCTCAAAGAGGCTGGATTCGATTCTTCTGGGTTTGACGACAAAGTCGttcttgacatttcaaagCCAGACAAGGATCTCTTTTACACCACCAAGGACAATGTGGACATTGTGACCATGAACAGGTACTGTGTACGTCCTGGCTTTAGAATTAACAAGGTTGTCTCTGGCAACGAGCTCATCTGGGAGGCCTCCGGAGACGAGTTTTGCATCTACTTTAGGTTTGGTGCGATCGAGAATGGAGTGTCAATTGGTGCCCTGTTTATCACCAGCTCAAAGAACGAGAATAAGATTTTATACTATAAAAAGAACCTAGATTCCGAGTGGGTTATTGttggaaagaatgaataCTACGCTTGTCTGGTTAACAGGAATGATAAGATGTACACCCACAAGGGTGACGGTAAAATTGTGATGAGCAGCTTTAGGAACAAGCAAGGCATAAAGATTGTAACATATGCCTCAAAGGTAGAGAATTCAAGGGGAAATATTATTTTGGTACACGGGCTCCGTGGACACTTTACCGCGGACTATTGCACATTTAATATGGACTGGATTTATGAACATTATGGTTTCGATATCTTCCCTCACCTTAGCATTTTTGACGAACCTGTCGACGCTAAAAAGGCGTCAAATGCGGAACGCTACAAATCCTATTTCGAGTACAAGACCCTAGAGGGAATGAATTTGTTCAATGTGCTCTGCAGATCACAGTATGAGGGTACCTTTGTAGAAGCTTTGAATAACCTCGGATTTTCCGTTTATGGTTTGGACCTACAGTCACATGGATTTTCAGAGAGCGCCTTTGGATACAGATGTCATGTTGAAGATTTCAAGGATTATGTGCATGACGTTTTACAGTTTGTTAGTATCGTCAAGAGGGGCAAGTTTAGTGACTCCTCTGAAAAATGGGATGAGGATTTAATTTATGGAGAAGCCAAGGTTGATGCAAGAACATTTTTGCTTGGTTTTTCATCCGGTGGAAATATTGTTATGCAGGCTGTGCAagaattttacaaaaagGTTGGTGATACAAAGGCCAAGTTTGTAGATGGTCTTCTTGGTCTTTCACCAATGCTTAGCCTTGATATCCACTTGgatacattctttaaaaaggTAGGAAGACGCCTCCTTTGGCTCAttgcatatttttcaccaaaaagCGTTTCCCCTGGCCAGAGCATATTTGACTGCGGAATTGCCTTTGAAACTTTTGCAGACTACAAGACTGATATGCTCTATTATAATAAAAAACATATTTTCAAGACATTGGCTTCTGTTTTTGATGCCTGCGATAATGTTATTAGGGATGAGAACATGAAATACTACCCTAAATATCTGCCAACTTTCCTTGCGCACACAAAGGATGACGACCAGTGTGGAGTCAAGGGTCCTAGGGACATGATTGATAAGCGTTTCAAGGGCAAGAGGACCGCTACCTTTGTGGAATTTACTGGTTCTGGACATCATCTTGCTGAGACGCATTATATCCCAGTTGTAATTCCGTATTTGAGTAAATGGTTTAATGATAATATAAAGCTGGAGATTGCAAATGAGGCGAGTAGGGAGGTGGAATTGGAGGTTTCTAAGAATTCGTTTGTTATAGAGGGTAGTTTGGAGTTATAG